A portion of the Lolium rigidum isolate FL_2022 chromosome 1, APGP_CSIRO_Lrig_0.1, whole genome shotgun sequence genome contains these proteins:
- the LOC124690498 gene encoding probable UDP-arabinose 4-epimerase 3: MIPVNRRGTQPRAGMEYFDARRKPHNLGKVVVALVLITLCIFVLKQSPVFGGTSVFSRHEPGVTHVLVTGGAGYIGSHASLRLLKDNYRVTIVDNLSRGNKGAVKVLQELFPEPGRLQFIYADLGDQKSVNKIFAENAFDAVMHFAAVAYVGESTLEPLRYYHNITSNTLLILEAMASHGVKTLIYSSTCATYGEPEKMPIIETTPQLPINPYGKAKKMAEDIILDFSKRTDMAVMILRYFNVIGSDPEGRLGEAPRPELREHGRISGACFDAALGILPGLKVKGTDYPTADGTCIRDYIDVTDLVDAHVKALDKAEPSKVSIYNVGTGRGRSVKEFVDACKQATGVDIKVEYLSRRPGDYAEVFSDPTKINNELNWTAQHTNLKESLSVAWRWQKSHPRGYGTN; this comes from the exons ATGATCCCTGTAAACAGGAGGGGAACTCAGCCTAGGGCTG GGATGGAGTACTTTGATGCTAGGCGTAAACCACATAATCTTGGGAAAGTTGTTGTGGCCCTGGTCCTCATAACACTCTGTATATTTGTTCTGAAGCAATCTCCTGTTTTTGGTGGGACTAGCGTG TTTTCTCGGCATGAACCTGGGGTTACCCATGTCTTAGTAACGGGAGGAGCTGGCTATATTGGTTCACATGCCTCATTGCGGCTGTTAAAGGACAACTATCGAGTTACCATTGTG GATAATCTTTCTAGAGGAAACAAGGGAGCAGTAAAGGTTCTCCAAGAATTGTTTCCGGAGCCTGGTAGACTTCAATTCATCTATGCAGATCTTGGGGATCAAAAATCG GTCAACAAGATATTTGCTGAAAATGCATTTGATGCTGTGATGCACTTTGCTGCTGTTGCCTACGTGGGTGAGAGTACATTGGAACCCCTTAG GTATTATCACAATATTACATCGAACACCTTACTGATTTTGGAGGCTATGGCTTCTCATGGAGTCAAGACACTTATTTACTCTAGTACCTGTGCCACCTATGGAGAACCGGAGAAGATGCCTATAATAGAAACTACACCTCAG CTCCCAATCAAcccctatggaaaagccaagaaaaTGGCAGAGGACATCATACTAGATTTCTCAAAGAGAACAGATATGGCTGTCATGATTTTAAG ATATTTCAATGTTATCGGATCAGACCCAGAGGGAAGACTAGGTGAGGCTCCTAGGCCTGAGCTACGAGAGCATGGAAGGATATCCGGGGCATGCTTTGATGCCGCATTAGGAATCCTTCCAGGATTGAAG GTTAAAGGAACAGATTATCCTACAGCTGATGGTACCTGCATAAGAGACTACATTGATGTCACAGATCTAGTTGATGCTCATGTGAAAGCGCTTGACAAGGCAGAGCCTAGTAAAGTTAGCATTTACAATGTTGGCACTGGAAGAG GTCGTTCTGTTAAGGAGTTTGTGGATGCCTGCAAACAGGCAACAGGAGTTGACATCAAAGTTGAGTACCTCAGCAGGAGGCCAGGAGACTATGCTGAAGTCTTCAGTGACCCTACGAAGATCAACAATGAGCTTAACTGGACTGCTCAACATACCAATCTCAAGGAGAGCCTGTCGGTCGCATGGAGATGGCAGAAGTCACATCCACGTGGCTACGGGACAAACTAA